Part of the Echeneis naucrates chromosome 18, fEcheNa1.1, whole genome shotgun sequence genome is shown below.
ttcacagttttttgtttttgattttttccTCTCTAGTTTTTAACATAGCCTCTGCATTAGCATCACACCCCCCCCACAACCAGCCACCCTCTCCCTGCCCCCTCAAGCTTGGttatttttgggtttttgtttacatgttgaGTCGCCTCTTTTAGGCTAAACAACCCCCAGCTCCTCTTAATCTCTTCATGTGAGTCTGAACAGAGCAGCTTTGTCACATTTACTCAAGCTAataaagggagggggggggtgatgcatgcttttaaaatgaaatgtgtcgCCTTGACAATCCGAGCTGGTTTACAGTTTCATGTCTACTTTAAACATCGGGAGTTTCTAAGAGATTGGGAGGATAACAGAATAACTTGATGacatcccacacacacaaaggtggGGTGTGAAGGgtcaaaaggagaaaaaacaaaaaacaaaacaacgttACACGCCTTCTTAACCGCACGCTGTATTAACCTGGCGACAAAGctttcagagagagagggaaaaggaaaaatgccATCTCATTAGCATTCGCAATGCTTTTACAGAATCTCTTAACcagtttctttgtctttgtgtgtctggtcGTTCATTGTTTTACTCTTCCAAAAGCAgctgttcttctgttttttttttttttttgttaataatGAGCTCTGAACAATGTATGTATCCTCTAATATGCCAAATGTCTTTTTATAATGTAGTTTTCATGCACTGCTAAACAAAACAGGGCAGAGTGAGAGGCAgctttaaacaaatgaaaaaaaaggagtgtgGAGCCCTTCTCTGTCGCACTCAGCCTTACTTCTCCTTAAGACTATTTGGCTGTTTGCACTACAGAGCGctaacttttcttcttcttcttctctcacacATTTCATCCTCACTTCGCTCATGTTTCTGTATGTACATTTGGAGTTTTCTCgccttccctcccttccttattttttctgtttttaacatGCAGCCTGTTATGCTTAGCTTTGCTACACTCAGCTCACCTTTATTTTTGTCGTCatccccttctcttcctcctcgtcGTCTTCTCCTCCATGTCCTTTCACTTatctttcactctcactgtATCTGTGTATTATTCTAGTAAATGGTAAGCAGAGGTGTCATTGTGGTAGTATACTCAGTGCTCAAAGGGTTGCTGATGGTAGAAACCTGTGCCGTTTGTAACATTTAGCAATAACGTCAAAACAAAGGGGACGGTTTTTTTGATAACAtatgttagtttgtttttgtacatattGCAGCTCCAGATCATGCTCAAATCTGTATGtcattaaaagaagaaaaaaaaaaaaaactcgtgaaaaaaaaacttgcaatATTGgcataaaaataagaaataaaaaagtgatataaatttatttgtgtatgtttttttaattgtcgTCGGCTTAAGCAGgtatgctttatttattttactttacacaCAGGAAATGAGTAACCTGGACTTGTGTCTCTCCTGATGTTTTGTCCAGCCGTCCTTTCCAACTGTGGCGACAGGTGAACATCTCCCAGGGGCTGCAAGGGGAAGGCGTTCGGGCCTTTGGGCGTTTCCCAAGCCAAAATGGAGCTCTTATCTCCGGTAAGAAGTCCCAGCAGATTCTCTCGTTCTTTTTTCTGCCACTCATCTAATGCCCCCGTCCCCCCCCCCGTCCTTCAGATCCACTTATATTAAAGCTGCTAAAAGCTCCAAGTCGCTCTCCCCTTGCACCGTGGGCATTCTAAGTCTTTATATGGTCAACCAAGCGTCGGTTACTTGTAGATGTGTTGCAGATTTTATGGGAGAACACAAAACCCTTCCCAGTGCCTCTCTATGATGTACATAGCAAACCTGTTAAACCGCTGAGTTCAGGCTTTGACATTCACTTATGTCCCCACAGGTTTAACAACCAAATGTGCACATTTTCGTGATATAAAGCACTTCACTTGAAAATGAGAATTCACAGAACGCTCAGGGTCATATGAACAAAGCAACATATcgacaaagaaatgaaacaggaaCAAGTTGCTACATTGATGCTGCTATATTTATTAGTATGAATCGGTGGGAATCAGGTGGGTGTTGCAGGTGTTTAACGTCCTGCAAAGAGATAAGGCTGCTGCATTTAGCACACAAGGTACAACAccttcacccccaccacccccgttagcacacagacacaaacagtggGTCAAGGATGAGACAGGACTGATTGTGCCCAGAGGACTGTTCTGAGGATGGTTAAACTGCAGAGAGagccagctgctgctgaaaacgACAAAATGAGTTCATTCTTGACCCATAACAACTGGATGAGCTCCCATCTGCTGATTGTGCTCGTGGGATATGATCGTAAACCTGCAGAACAAGTCTCTAAATGACCCCCGAGGTTTAAAGTGGAATGTTTTCTAATTCCAACCCCACACAGATATCTCTGGTTATATTTGCCCAGGTTCTgagatatttgtttttgagatAACACCAAGTCTTAGCAGTAACAACCCTGATGTGACcagtttttttcctcactttctttctttgcacaGGATAAACTGTCTGGAGCTGATTGGGGAAGAAAGTGGAGAGCCTGCTGGGTCCCTGTGTGTTTACAAATGGCTGTGGCGGAGGTGAAACGACAATGGCTTTAAACAGAGTATGCTGAGAATGGTAAACTACATCAATTGTTATCTGCTTCATCTAAACACTCCCTCCGCTACGTCAGGCTTCAGGCCTTTTTATGATTACGCATCAGTCGGCTGCGTTGGCCTCTGCAGACGTTCGGAGGCATCTGGCCATGTTGATCTGCTGTGACAGCACTGAATGTATGTTGTTAAATACTGTACCCACGTCATGTCACACTGCAAGCTGGAGCAACATAGCTGCTCATAAACTAGTCCTATAAGCACTGCGAGGGCTTGGCATTAAAGCAACACACCACAGTTTCCACACAAGTGTTTGCCCTCAGGCCACTTTAAGTCAGATCGCTCCAGGCTGATGTGCGGACGCCGGTGTAGGTGAAGTTGGTGCTGGCTCCACTTGGCGGCGTGTGGCCGTTCTGCTCCGCGCTTTTGGGCCCCGCTCTCATTCGGCCAACTTCCCCTTTAGCCCCTCTGCTTCCGGCCGACCTCCCTAAGCCACCCCTGGCCCCGCCGTCCCTcctgaagcagctgcagcagctgaaggtggCCAGCATGCCCTGGCGGAAACGCTTGTTCATGAAGCAGTAGATGATGGGGTTGACGCAGGCTGAGGTGTAGGACAGCAGGTGGATGAAGGAGATGGGCGCTCCAGTCAGGCGGTGGGCCGAGCGCCGGTCGAAAGCCTGCCATGCGTTGACCACAAAGATGGGAGTCCAGcacaggaaaaagagaaagacgaTGACCAGCAGCATGCGAATGACGCGCTTCTTGGCCACCAGGTTGGCCGTGGAGCTGCTGCCGCACACACGACCCATCATGGGcttgctgctggagctgctcaTTGTGATGCTCTTCTTCTTAGACGCCTGCATGTAACAGCCGTCACTGTCACCAGGCTTGATGCTGCCGGTGCTGCTTTGCCTCTCTGTCAGGGTGGAAAAAACGAACAGACTGGAGAGTGAGAGTGTCTTTTCAATAACAGCATAAAAAGCCAGTGACTTTAACAGCTATGGTGAGCTCTGTCACTCACACATCCAAAAGCCAGGGatgctattttatttaaaataaaacttttaatgCCTTGTGTGAAATGTGAGAAGCAGAGGTGAGTTAATCCCTCAGCAAGTGATGTCTTGTGTGACAAATGTGTGCCCCGTGAGTCACTATGTTCTCTAGCTCACGTGTTCCTGCATTGTGATAAACATTGGCACTGAAGTTTATTTTCAGTCCGTGTCACGCAAAGTGTTCGGCCAGAGAAGGAACACATTCCCATCTGAAACTAGATCCTGTCAAATTTACatctgtttttgtcctttttactAAAAATTACAGCTTCcagcatttcagaaaaaaaacaaacaaaccctacAGGCTAAATTGTGATCTGTTTCTTTAGGAATGAATGGGGATTGTTACCataaagaaaagcttttgaTCATCTGCTAAATTTTACTCTCGTACCTCTGCTGGATTTCCTGTTGGACAGCTCAAACTTGATGCCCCTGTAGAGCTCCAAGGAGATCAGTCCATACGCTGTCATCATGACAATCCCAGGGAtcaggaagagcagcagcaacagcgaCACATACCTGCGAGACAggagcatttcatttcactcaacACAGACCAAAAGGTCAGCAGATCAGCATATTCGAAAATAATGcgcttttgttttgaagttaAGGCCACAATCCAGCACCAGACTGCAAAAAAGACTGATCTTGAAGGTCATATTGGGCTCACCAGGACTGCTGGATGATGTCGTTGGGCCACACCAGGCGGCACATGTGCCCAGTGCTGTTATTGATGCGAGTAAAAGGCTTCAGCGTGCTGGAAATGGGGTAGGGCAGCATCAGGATGAAGGAGGCCACCCAGGTGGCAGTGATGACCTTGGCAGCGTGGGATTTGGTCTGCCACGTTCTGGAGGTCAGCGGGTTGCAAATAGCACTGTAGCGCTCCAAAGAGATGGCTACTAGGTTGAAGGTGGAGACACTTACTGAGACACCTGCACAGAAAAAATGGATAACGCTCATATTTTAGTTTCAACGTTCGGCTCTAATTGGCTGCAAttctttcaaaacaaatgtacaaTGCGGTATAAAAAACTGCCATTTTGAGAAATATGAGTTCATGCTCTGCCCGCAACCTGTTagtttcacatgaaaacaaggaaacaaTGCAAAATAGGTATCCTGGCTAAGTCTTAGCCGAATGATGCTCCTTGTAAAGCCCAggcatgacattttttttttttttttttttttaaatgaattagaaaatgtattataaAAATTACACACTGGACCTCAGATAACTGGTTTCTGGATGAAGCTTTATACTCAACAGAAAGCCACAAAAGTAAACTATTCCATTAATGGGAGAACATTCACTTCCATCTTGGTTCGGTCTCTCTGTTCTTTTGCCACATTAAATTTAGCTGCTGAGCTGCGAAAGAACACATCCTGCACCGTCAACAGAATGCCATTAATGCACTCAGCAACAATAACAGGAACTATAAATACGTTCACATTATGGCTGTGCACCGATCCGAAAGCAGCGAcacataaacagataaacacatgGACAAATGAGGCAATAATCCTGGAGGACGGCGCTCTGAATGGCTAAATGGAGCAACAGGAAGCACgggaataaatgaaaatcataTTACCTTGCGGGCTTGTAattgaatgaaactgaaatattcGCAAAGTTGCCTCGTCAATAATGACTGCACCTTACTACAAACTTTACAGAAGAAGCTTTTTAGAAGAATAAAATCAGGGTTTTCTCAAAAtcacaagaaaaataaagccagaGAACAGTGGTTCATATGTCTATCTACAATACAAAGATAAAATCAGGATGCTTTTCAGGTGTAATAATTGAAAGAAGCCCCTCAAGACATGAtttatgataaatgaaatgCTCAACAAGGTCTGTCTGCCATAAGTTTTCCTCAAAAGACTTCAGTGGATGCAAATCTGCTTCCAAATCAGTGGATATCTCACAAACCCAGCACAGCTTTGAGTGGTGCTTTAATCTTCTGCTTACCTCGGATGGATTTGACGTTTCTACAGAGAGTTTCCTTTATTTCTAGAAGGTTTTGCTTCCTGTGTCCGTATTCATGACATTTGGTTGTGGCTTGATccttcacactttttttttatgaaacttTGAGgatgagtaaaataaaacaggaatcTTCAGCATATTTGCACAAGAAAATCATAAGAAAACGCACACATAGAAACCCCCTGCTTCTGCAAATGTGGCTTCAAGTGAATAAAAACTTTATGACAACATGCTTCCTCTGAGCTCATTTTATTGGTGGAGCTCATTTAAGCACCGGGAGCATTTGTACACACCGGGAAATGAACCTTGTTTGGGACATGATCCAAGATGACTTCAATTATCCTCTGTCGGCATCTAATGCTATTACCAGGGCaatgaaacaaataattatCCTTCTGCGTGGACATGAAGACTTTAATCATGATGCAGCAGGCATGATAGGAGTATTACGAGATTAATTGAATTAGACAATGAAACGTTAACATGTTTTTCTAGTTAAAAATGCTATTAGAGAAAATtcaatttgaacatttttatgaCTTAGTAATTGAAGTGTTTTCAGGCTATATCCAACAATCAGCTCACAAGTAATCAGTTCTATGAACTAGAAAGGTCAAAATAGTTGGAACTCTGAGGATTTAGGAACCAGAAAAACTACACTGCATGTATGCATCTTCAAATCCTGAGGGAATCCACTCACCCATGAAGTACATGACCAGCTTGCAAATGCCAATACCAAAGATGAAGTCCCTCATGAGGTTGGGGATGAGGGTGAAGGGGATGCAGACCAGGGACACCATCAGGTCGCTGATGGCCAGAGACAGCAGGAAGAGGTTGGTGACCGTCCTCATTCGCCGGTTCCTCACTAGGACTGCAATGATGAGGCTGTTGCCCAGGAcgctgaggaggaagatgaggctGTAGAGGACGATCCGCACTGTCTGGTTGATGTCTGAGAAAAAAGGGGGACACAGTTTGAGAGAACATGTTAAGTCATCTTTAGGTGACCCAAACACCATTTGACTCACCCCTTGCCCATCtctttgtcacacacactgacagcctCTATATTCAGGCACTTCTTACCAACAAAAATATCCTCCTCATAGTCTTCGCACACAGGCTAATGCTCAGCATTTGCACAATAGTGTTTGCTTAATCATCCtaaattgaaattttaattcatttaatccCTTTAGTTGGACATACGTGGCATGCTAACACACAACAGAAGGCATTGGCTTTGTGGAGGACCTGCACCATACGCGTAATGCGCGCTGAAGCAAAAGCAAATGCCCAGAAGAGTCGCTCTTTCGGCACAAATGGCTTCATCATAATACAATTCTTTAAACAAAAATCAGaataaaattgtaattttttttgacAGGATGTTTTGTAGAATctgatttgagaaaaaaaaaagaaacaaaaacaaattcgTTATACCTTTAGGCTCGGGTGAGGCATCCTGTTTGCTCTCGCACTCTGAAATATTCTTGATCCCAAAATTGCACAAAATCCTGTTGAGGTCGGTTGAATTGATGAGAACGTCGTGTATTGTAAAGGTCTCCATTGTGCTCACTCTCCTGTAACCTCAAGTAAAATCAGCCACATGAAGGGCATGCGTCATGCCAAAAATGCGCCAAAGGATGGAACATATCAAAACTGTAGGCGGAATCTGCCTTCAGTCGTTAGTtagcaataacaacaacaataataatactaatacaCAAAAAAGTGATTCTATGGTAATAACCGATAACAGCAATATTGTCTGCAGGTTCCCGTGCGCTCTCAGTCTGGTGCGCTCCGCTCCACTGGCGCCTCTGGCCACTTGTGCACAGGTCGCATTCTTGAGTTCAGCCCTCCTTTAGATCCTGTCAGCATCAGCCTTCTTTAGAAAACAGCCTGTCATAAATCATCGCGGTCATAGAGGTGCTCTAAAAAACTGAAGTGGGCAGCATTGAATAAGCCTGTTCCTCTTGGCTGTGTAATAGTTTTGCAGCTATTGATAACGCCCCGGGTCACTTCCAAGGGGCGATGAAGGTGCATGAAGGGGAATGAACATTATTTCAGACAGGAGGCTCAGTGTTCTGCTCTGCATCCATGTCCACGCCTTTCTGCCGAATCAAAGCATGACATCTCCTGCTGTGGCATTTCATGTGAACATGTCAGGACAAATATGAAAGCTCATTGAATCAAGCTGTAATTGCTGTGATGGTGGTGCAGATAAGCTGCCATTAATGCTCCAACAACGCCAACTCTAATATTTTATTCACGTTCAGAGGAGCCGACTCCATACAAGAGGCAAACAAGATGCTTATTTCCTGTCATTCCTTTCAAAACATTACATTCAGAATTTCTATTGTTAGAACCGGCATGTTAAAATTGGTAGGGATACGGTAATATGacaaaatatga
Proteins encoded:
- the cckar gene encoding cholecystokinin receptor type A, translated to METFTIHDVLINSTDLNRILCNFGIKNISECESKQDASPEPKDINQTVRIVLYSLIFLLSVLGNSLIIAVLVRNRRMRTVTNLFLLSLAISDLMVSLVCIPFTLIPNLMRDFIFGIGICKLVMYFMGVSVSVSTFNLVAISLERYSAICNPLTSRTWQTKSHAAKVITATWVASFILMLPYPISSTLKPFTRINNSTGHMCRLVWPNDIIQQSWYVSLLLLLFLIPGIVMMTAYGLISLELYRGIKFELSNRKSSRERQSSTGSIKPGDSDGCYMQASKKKSITMSSSSSKPMMGRVCGSSSTANLVAKKRVIRMLLVIVFLFFLCWTPIFVVNAWQAFDRRSAHRLTGAPISFIHLLSYTSACVNPIIYCFMNKRFRQGMLATFSCCSCFRRDGGARGGLGRSAGSRGAKGEVGRMRAGPKSAEQNGHTPPSGASTNFTYTGVRTSAWSDLT